A single genomic interval of Aedes aegypti strain LVP_AGWG chromosome 1, AaegL5.0 Primary Assembly, whole genome shotgun sequence harbors:
- the LOC5567923 gene encoding anionic trypsin-1 has protein sequence MKLLLVLSVVVAVAFASEDASSRLTGGTVTVPGQFPAAVSIDSPFNLHCGGTILNRQHVLTAAWCVMHPTSASLINPFWLRVIAGDVNLVSASIRREVRNVTHLFVHPNYNVQTSNNDLAVIRVNTMFPEFHNTIEPAVINTKILAENTQCQYAGWGANTMDVNAVLNPAQQMVVAPILPRGQCNAANVHANRVLSTMFCAGSITAVANTVCQGNIGGALYCNGQLTGVLTFGLTCGTANNPGVYIDVRQYRAWIDSQFTRTDNPAPGWVPNPL, from the exons ATGAAGTTGTTACTTGTTTTGTCGGTGGTGGTCGCTG ttgCCTTCGCAAGCGAGGATGCGTCATCTCGTTTGACTGGCGGTACCGTAACTGTGCCTGGGCAGTTTCCCGCAGCGGTCAGTATCGATTCTCCGTTCAACCTGCACTGTGGTGGAACCATCCTCAACCGTCAACATGTACTGACTGCGGCCTGGTGCGTCATGCACCCAACCTCGGCCTCCCTCATCAATCCATTCTGGTTACGCGTCATCGCTGGTGATGTCAACTTAGTGTCAGCTTCCATTCGACGCGAAGTTCGCAATGTGACGCACCTTTTCGTACATCCGAACTACAACGTACAGACCAGCAATAACGATCTGGCTGTGATTCGGGTCAATACCATGTTCCCGGAATTCCACAATACCATTGAGCCAGCTGTGATCAACACCAAGATTTTGGCGGAAAACACTCAGTGCCAGTACGCAGGATGGGGCGCCAATACAATGGATGTCAACGCTGTCCTAAATCCTGCCCAGCAAATGGTTGTCGCTCCCATCCTTCCAAGGGGCCAGTGTAACGCAGCTAATGTCCACGCAAACCGTGTTCTGTCCACGATGTTTTGCGCCGGGTCCATCACTGCCGTTGCCAACACCGTCTGCCAAGGAAACATCGGAGGCGCGCTCTACTGCAATGGCCAGCTGACCGGAGTGCTCACATTTGGACTTACTTGCGGAACTGCCAACAATCCCGGAGTCTACATCGACGTTAGACAGTACCGCGCATGGATCGACAGCCAGTTCACCCGCACTGACAATCCCGCCCCAGGATGGGTTCCGAACCCTTTGTAA